The Pyrococcus kukulkanii genome contains a region encoding:
- a CDS encoding MFS transporter: MKKWRAVLLDTLLMTAGFGTLTFMSVARPDIIKHFGIPESAYELQHIAYVFGLFVAFLIGHTRLYEGSFKRSVGIAVSWAAIPQMLIPFVGNWNVVVFLRFIQGFVVGLVPLFSTQIARYFIAERPFAKGIILSGIFWGGVFGSISARYLLGYVSWSMGFIITGIIIYVVYVIWYLFTEDFEIRHPKAGEATVNIWKLPFTWVLGFTFFPALWVIFTIIGFSSSLGYKIGWTKEHVATLSTTLNVSKALWSIGFGYLGYQLSRKNTDPRGLFNAIVKVMVMAYAIAFVGLTIYSKAMLDGNYTLALASVILVGALQGTGPAFWTSAPATYPQEVVPRANFALGLISNSANAIAPAITDILARHSETLALAELTLMPLVGIITLIVVSRMKLPVEE, encoded by the coding sequence ATGAAAAAGTGGAGAGCAGTACTGTTAGACACTTTACTCATGACTGCGGGATTTGGGACGCTTACCTTTATGAGTGTAGCTAGGCCTGACATAATTAAGCATTTTGGCATTCCAGAGTCCGCTTACGAGTTACAGCACATAGCTTATGTCTTCGGTTTATTCGTCGCATTCCTAATAGGACACACGAGACTTTATGAAGGTTCGTTCAAGAGGAGCGTCGGAATTGCGGTTTCGTGGGCGGCTATACCTCAGATGTTGATTCCATTTGTCGGCAACTGGAACGTAGTTGTATTCCTAAGGTTCATTCAGGGATTTGTCGTTGGTTTGGTTCCATTATTTAGCACTCAGATAGCGAGATACTTTATTGCAGAAAGACCATTTGCAAAGGGAATAATACTCTCTGGAATATTCTGGGGAGGAGTATTTGGGAGTATAAGTGCAAGATATCTACTTGGGTACGTTTCTTGGAGTATGGGATTTATAATTACTGGTATAATAATCTATGTCGTTTACGTGATTTGGTATCTCTTCACCGAGGATTTCGAGATAAGGCATCCGAAAGCAGGAGAGGCAACGGTGAACATTTGGAAGTTGCCCTTTACATGGGTCTTAGGATTTACGTTTTTCCCTGCTCTCTGGGTCATATTTACGATAATTGGATTTTCAAGTAGCCTTGGATATAAAATAGGATGGACTAAAGAGCACGTAGCTACTCTCTCCACGACATTAAATGTCTCCAAGGCCCTTTGGAGCATAGGGTTTGGCTATCTCGGTTACCAGCTCTCAAGGAAGAATACTGATCCGAGGGGGTTGTTCAATGCAATCGTCAAGGTAATGGTAATGGCCTATGCAATAGCGTTCGTTGGACTTACCATATACTCGAAGGCCATGCTCGATGGAAATTATACGTTGGCCCTAGCAAGCGTCATCCTTGTGGGAGCTCTCCAAGGAACGGGTCCAGCATTTTGGACAAGTGCTCCTGCTACTTATCCGCAGGAAGTTGTACCCAGGGCAAACTTTGCCCTTGGCCTTATCTCAAACTCGGCCAATGCCATAGCTCCGGCAATAACGGATATCTTAGCTAGACACAGCGAGACCTTGGCGTTAGCTGAACTAACTTTAATGCCGCTAGTTGGTATAATAACCCTCATAGTTGTCAGCAGAATGAAGCTACCCGTGGAGGAGTGA
- a CDS encoding DUF58 domain-containing protein, whose product MKPTGKAYALLTVVWIIVITSYLFVKWEGVVLTLPILTLFLFASLLYKPVLDVKVKREVSSTRVIEGGEVEVTIKIKANSKINSLLVQDLVPDKLQIVAGKNWSVFSFNGDEKEFSYKVKVPRGLHEFLGIRIVYTDPFGLFEEDKVIKVYDEIVGVPKIEEIITPYITRGTKVTVGPLPSPRLGEGLEFHAVREYHPGDPMKYINWKATAKSGKIMVNEYESERKVDVVVIVDATYKATRIFDHMMRAAASILLDALENGMSFGLLISEAVPIWVNVDYGKRHFFRCIDVLSMAKPDKNNLIFYQVDHLVRTKIPPRAQIVFISPFLTQESEDSLKLLYSFGYKVVAISPNPYSLWKPREKEEELAIKILDLKRKARLKRLKRYALVIDWDVKTPLKSAITEVLKL is encoded by the coding sequence ATGAAGCCGACAGGAAAGGCCTATGCGTTGCTTACTGTTGTGTGGATAATAGTAATCACTTCATACTTGTTCGTTAAATGGGAAGGAGTAGTTTTAACCCTCCCAATTCTCACTTTATTTCTCTTCGCATCTCTCTTATACAAACCGGTTTTAGATGTCAAGGTGAAAAGGGAAGTCTCAAGTACTCGAGTTATAGAAGGGGGAGAAGTTGAAGTTACTATAAAAATCAAGGCAAACTCAAAAATAAATTCCCTCCTTGTCCAAGATTTAGTTCCAGACAAACTCCAGATAGTAGCAGGCAAAAATTGGAGTGTATTTTCTTTTAATGGAGACGAAAAAGAATTCTCATACAAGGTAAAGGTTCCAAGAGGTCTTCATGAATTTCTAGGGATAAGAATAGTGTACACCGATCCCTTTGGTCTTTTTGAAGAGGATAAGGTAATAAAGGTCTACGATGAAATAGTAGGAGTTCCCAAGATTGAGGAAATCATTACTCCATACATAACCAGAGGAACTAAGGTTACCGTAGGCCCACTTCCATCTCCGAGACTTGGAGAGGGGTTAGAATTTCACGCCGTAAGGGAATATCATCCCGGCGATCCTATGAAATACATAAACTGGAAAGCGACGGCTAAGTCCGGCAAAATAATGGTTAATGAATACGAAAGCGAGAGAAAAGTTGACGTTGTTGTTATAGTGGATGCCACATATAAAGCAACGAGAATATTTGACCATATGATGAGAGCCGCAGCCTCTATTCTTTTAGATGCCCTTGAAAACGGTATGAGTTTTGGTCTTTTGATATCTGAAGCAGTACCAATATGGGTTAATGTTGACTACGGAAAGAGGCACTTCTTTAGGTGCATAGATGTGCTTAGCATGGCCAAACCCGACAAAAATAACTTAATCTTTTATCAAGTTGATCACTTGGTAAGAACAAAAATTCCTCCTAGAGCCCAGATAGTCTTTATATCTCCCTTCTTGACCCAAGAGAGCGAGGATTCCCTTAAGCTACTATACTCATTTGGCTATAAGGTTGTGGCAATAAGTCCAAACCCCTATTCTTTATGGAAACCAAGAGAGAAGGAGGAGGAACTTGCAATCAAAATATTAGACCTTAAAAGGAAAGCAAGATTAAAACGACTAAAGAGGTACGCGCTGGTAATTGACTGGGATGTAAAAACGCCGTTAAAATCGGCAATAACGGAGGTGTTAAAATTATGA
- a CDS encoding AAA family ATPase has protein sequence MKVHKKAEIILEEVKKAIVGKDDVLKLMLATILADGHILIEDLPGLAKTLMAKSFARALGLEFKRVQFTPDLLPSDILGVNVFNQKTLEFEFKRGPIFTNVLLADEINRAPPKTQSALLEAMQERQVTIEGKTYPLPRPFIVIATQNPIEQEGTYPLPEAQLDRFLVRLRVGYPSKEDEKEILRRRIERKKEEIDINPVVSVEEVIEMQREVEDVYVSEAIIEYITSIVWATREDKRDIEVGVSPRGSLALLKLSRAYAAIEGRDYVIPDDVKKVAIPALSHRIILKRELWYTRVSQESIIGKILERVPVPKFE, from the coding sequence ATGAAAGTACATAAGAAAGCAGAGATAATATTGGAGGAGGTAAAAAAGGCGATAGTTGGAAAGGATGACGTTCTCAAATTAATGCTTGCCACAATACTTGCGGATGGCCACATCTTAATAGAGGATCTTCCAGGACTCGCCAAGACTTTAATGGCCAAGAGCTTTGCTAGGGCCCTAGGTCTAGAGTTTAAGAGGGTTCAATTTACCCCCGATTTACTTCCAAGTGACATTCTTGGGGTTAACGTGTTCAACCAAAAGACTCTTGAGTTTGAGTTTAAGAGGGGACCCATATTTACTAATGTTCTCCTTGCGGATGAGATAAATAGGGCCCCACCAAAGACGCAGTCAGCACTATTAGAGGCAATGCAAGAGAGACAGGTAACAATAGAGGGAAAAACGTACCCTTTACCGAGGCCTTTCATAGTTATAGCAACCCAAAATCCGATAGAGCAGGAGGGTACATATCCTTTACCGGAGGCTCAATTGGATAGGTTCCTTGTAAGGCTGAGGGTTGGCTATCCTAGTAAGGAGGACGAAAAAGAAATACTAAGGAGAAGGATAGAAAGAAAAAAGGAGGAGATAGACATAAATCCCGTCGTGAGTGTCGAGGAAGTCATTGAAATGCAACGCGAGGTGGAAGATGTTTACGTAAGCGAAGCTATAATAGAGTACATAACCTCCATAGTTTGGGCGACAAGGGAAGATAAAAGGGACATCGAAGTTGGAGTTTCTCCTAGAGGTAGCTTAGCCTTGCTAAAGCTTTCAAGAGCTTATGCAGCCATAGAGGGAAGGGATTACGTTATTCCGGATGACGTAAAAAAGGTAGCAATACCTGCACTAAGTCATAGGATTATACTAAAGAGAGAACTCTGGTATACAAGGGTAAGCCAAGAGAGTATCATTGGGAAGATATTGGAGAGAGTCCCAGTCCCCAAGTTCGAGTGA
- a CDS encoding DUF4129 domain-containing protein, producing MKKLELLLFILLLIGMGLIGSGIHRHWATFSLEVLVDILVIIYIFLGVLLLFLALFFRDKDLFRKGKEASISFREILLLLTSSILIAFYFLLIAKLLPYLKSLRNLKEVNNVTMTNATVIPPSLLHQKYSSPVLFYLPILLLLFVFVLSLISMTNELREVKKKRKIKKHLQEFDKKLEERGIDLFSNPREAVIELYKKAVLWLEMLGIPYKESWTHWEHAEKVMYKRKAYVELAKLFEKAKYAPEKVTLEDARRAYRLYMVIKGEE from the coding sequence ATGAAGAAGCTTGAGCTGCTGCTCTTTATCTTATTATTAATCGGAATGGGGCTCATAGGTAGCGGCATCCATAGGCACTGGGCCACATTCAGCCTCGAAGTTTTAGTTGACATACTCGTGATAATTTACATCTTCTTGGGTGTCTTATTGCTCTTTTTGGCCTTGTTTTTCAGAGATAAGGATTTATTTAGAAAAGGTAAGGAGGCTTCTATAAGTTTTAGGGAGATACTCCTATTACTCACATCTTCTATTCTTATTGCCTTCTATTTCCTCCTAATCGCCAAATTATTACCCTACCTCAAGAGTTTAAGAAACTTGAAAGAGGTTAATAATGTCACAATGACAAATGCTACAGTTATACCACCCTCCCTCTTACACCAAAAATACTCCTCCCCAGTCTTATTCTATTTACCTATCCTGCTTCTTCTCTTTGTTTTCGTTTTAAGCCTAATTAGCATGACTAATGAGCTAAGAGAAGTCAAAAAGAAAAGGAAGATCAAAAAACATTTACAGGAGTTCGATAAGAAACTTGAGGAAAGGGGAATCGACTTATTTTCCAATCCCAGGGAAGCCGTCATCGAACTTTATAAAAAGGCAGTTCTATGGCTTGAGATGCTTGGAATACCATATAAGGAAAGCTGGACCCATTGGGAGCATGCGGAGAAAGTCATGTATAAGAGGAAAGCCTACGTTGAACTAGCTAAGTTGTTTGAAAAAGCTAAATATGCCCCTGAAAAAGTAACATTAGAGGATGCAAGGAGAGCGTACAGACTATATATGGTGATTAAAGGTGAGGAGTAA